The following DNA comes from Cytophagales bacterium.
ACGCTTCAGCATGGCTCCTGTTTTAGGATAGGTGATCAGCGATTTGACTGGCATGGACTCAATGATGCACATGTTTTCATCAGCCACCTTAGTTCCCGGAGCTACGGGTTCGCAGGGTACCCGATAGGAAGAACCACCCATCTTAGCTCCATCATGGACCTGATCGCGCACCACTAATTTATGCAGCCACTTGCCCGAAGCAGACGCGGGCCAACCTCCTGCCACCAACCTTAGCGGAAAACCATGTGCCAGAGGAATGTCTTCACCATTCATGGCATAAGCCACCATTGTTTCTTCCATCATGGCTTTTGAAAGAGGAACACCCCGAGAAATCGGATCTTTGCTTGCATCGCCACTCAAATGCGTATCCCTGCCATAGTAACCGATATAAACCGCGTCATCTTTGATCCCAACATCTTGCAGCAAATCTCTCAGACGGACCCCTGTCCATGTAGCACAAGCCACCGCTCCAATCGTCCATTGATTCCCTTTCGCAGGGGGATTAAATTCACTCCGCCCATTACCTCCGCATTCCAGGGTTAATTGATAGGTATGTGCTTCAAAACGTGATTTCAGGTCCTGCAACGTATAAGTCCTCCTACGGTTAGCAGATTCTCCTTCAATGGTCAGTGTCCACTGGGACACATCAATGTCTTGCGGTATCCTGCCATTATTGCGAATGAACATGCGATCTGCAGGAGTAATAGGATCGTTCAGCAAGTGCGCCTGCGCCTCCATGTTCCAGGGACGATCATTCAACAGCACCATTTCCGCATGCTTCGAAAAAAGCTCATAAGGGTCCTGAATACCCAACAAGTCCATCCCTTTTGGTAGATTTCTGGCAAATACAACATCCAGTCCCAACCCCAGTGAAATTCCTCCAAGGGCGGATTGGCGTATAAAAGATCGTCTATTGGTCATGTACTCATCAGGGTTTATGGCTCATGGCTAAAAATAAGTTATTTTGGTTGGTTGAATGATACCTGAACATATCTTGATCTCTTAGAACCAGCCATGAATGCAACTGACCTGACGATCACACTCCTTAGTTGTGCCTTTTTCATGGGCCTGGTAGCCTATGTTTCTTATCTAAAAACCAGGGGGCAAGCCAATTCTCGTGAAGGATATTTTCTGGCCGGCAGAAGCTTATCCGGAATTTTCATTGCTGGTTCATTGCTACTCACCAACTTATCCGCTGAACAACTTGTCGGCCTGAATGGATCGGCATATGGCAGCAACCTGAGTAGCATGGCCTGGGAAGTGACTGCCGGATTGGCCATTGTGATCATGGCACTCGTATTCTTACCGAAATATTTGAAAGGTGCGTTCACCACTCTTCCTGAATTCCTGAATACACGCTTTGATGATGATGTACGGCGATTGTCCGTGATTCTTTTCATGCTGGGGTATGGTCTCATCACCATTCCTTCCGTTTTGTACTCTGGATCAATCGCAGTACTAAGGCTATTTAATGTACCCGACTTGCTAGGTGTCGGCTACTCATCAGGACTCATCATTACGATCCTGATCATCGGTATCATTGGCGCTCTTTATGCCATTTTCGGAGGACTAAAAGCGGTTGCAGTTTCCGACACCATCAATGGCATCGGCTTATTGATCATCGGTCTGCTCATCCCCGTATTGGGACTGATTGCTTTGGGAGACGGGAATTTCTTTCAGGGACTAGAAACACTCACCACCACCAAGACAGAAAAACTCAATGCCGTGGGTGCTGCCACCGATCCCTTGCCCTTCGGAACGATTTTTACCGGAATGATCTTCGCGAATCTTTTTTATTGGGGTACGAACCAATACGTAATACAAAGAACACTTGGTGCGGCGAGCCTGAAGGAAGGTCAAAAAGGAGTGATTCTATCTGGCTATTACAAAGTACTGGTACCTTTCATGATGATGATTCCCGGCACCATTGCTTTTCACCTTTATGGTCCCGGACTAGCTACCATCGATCTGGCTTATCCTACTTTGGTAAAAGACCTGCTACCTACTTTCATGGCAGGGTTCTTTCTGGCGGTACTGCTTGGAGCGGTATTCAGTTCGTTCAACTCGCTACTGAATAGCGCAGCAACCATGTTTGTACTGGATGTCTACGAACCCTTACGCCCCGGAAAGTTGTCCGAAGTTCAGGTCATCAAAGTAGCGAAGATCGCGAGTGTAGTGATTGCTGTTCTTTCATTCGTCGTTTCGCCCCTGCTTCAATATGCGCCGGAAGGCTTATGGCAAATCATCCGCATCTTCACGGGATTTTATAATATCCCAATCATCACCGTTGTGTTGGTGGGCTTGTTTTTCAAACGTGTGCCTGCCCTGGCAGCCAAAGTCTCCATCGTTTTCCATGTGATCGCCTATGCTCTACTCCGTTTTGTCATCGAAGTTGATATTCATTTTGTGCATGTCTATGCCATCCTGTTTGCCATAGAGTTTGCCTTGATGCTACTCATTGGATATTGGAAACCCAATCAAAAAGTTTGGACACTAGCCAAGAATGACGAAGTGGACATGACCCCCTGGAAATATGCTTATGCCGCCTCTATCTGGTTGATCGCAGCTATCGTGATCTTGTACCTTACTTTTTCAAAAATAGGACTTGTGGATGGCATTGGAGCAAACTACTTCCTGACATCAGGAGCAGTAGTAGTCCTTGCTGGGATCGGAAGTTGGTGGAGTGTGAGGAAAGACCAACAAACGTAGCACTTCCTACGGCAGGCCCGCCGGTGCCGGCTCGCCTTGCTGCGAAGCGGGCCTGCCACGAAGGATTGCGGGGAGGGCGCCCCAATTACTTTTCAAACAATAATGATCAACCCGAAGCAATCACCAAATATCAAGAAAGCAAGGATACCCCTGCCGCAATTTGGATCGGGATCGGTGTAATGGATTGATTGAATTTCTCCTGATAGGCCTGATCAAGCGCATGAATGAAGTCTTCTTCTGTCCCTTTTTTGACCAGATTGATCGTGCATCCACCAAATCCACCACCTGTCATGCGTGCACCCAGCGTATCGGGTCTTGCATTGGAAAATGCTGCCATAAAATCAATTTCGGGGCAGGTGATCTCATATTCGAACTGCATGCCTCGTTGTGACTGTTTCATTAATTCCCCAGCATGATGAATATCTCCCTTTTCCAGTGCTTTGGCAAAGGCATTGACGCGAGCATTCTCTTCTAACACGTATTTGCAGCGTCGAAAAATCAGCTCCGGGAACTCATCTTGTAGCGTATATAATTGCTCCAGGGAGACATGACGCAAAGTACTCAATCCGGGAATGTGCTCTTTTAATATTTTGACTCCTTCTTCACATTGTTGTCTGCGCTCATTGTAGCCAGAATCCGCAAGATTGTGTGTCACATTGGAGTTGCACAACACCAAAGAATATTCTTGTAACTGGAATGGAAAGTAATCGAAATCCAGTGATTCGCAATCCAGCCGGAACGCGTGATCTGCTTTTCCCAGGACACTGGAGAACTGATCCATAATCCCACACATCACCCCTGCATAATGATGCTCCGCTAATTGGGCTATCTGTGCCATCTCTACCCTGGGGATATCCAGACCAAATAACGCACTCAAACCAAAGCAAGTACCACACTCTACTGCTGCTGAAGAAGACATTCCTGCACCTCGAGGCACATTTCCTGTAAACACGACATTGAACCCTTCAAGCGTTCTCCCAGTCGCTAAAATTTCCGCAGCAACTCCCATAAGATAGTTTTCCCAGGAATTAGGAGGCTGTGGCTTCATTTCAGAT
Coding sequences within:
- a CDS encoding solute:sodium symporter family transporter; translated protein: MNATDLTITLLSCAFFMGLVAYVSYLKTRGQANSREGYFLAGRSLSGIFIAGSLLLTNLSAEQLVGLNGSAYGSNLSSMAWEVTAGLAIVIMALVFLPKYLKGAFTTLPEFLNTRFDDDVRRLSVILFMLGYGLITIPSVLYSGSIAVLRLFNVPDLLGVGYSSGLIITILIIGIIGALYAIFGGLKAVAVSDTINGIGLLIIGLLIPVLGLIALGDGNFFQGLETLTTTKTEKLNAVGAATDPLPFGTIFTGMIFANLFYWGTNQYVIQRTLGAASLKEGQKGVILSGYYKVLVPFMMMIPGTIAFHLYGPGLATIDLAYPTLVKDLLPTFMAGFFLAVLLGAVFSSFNSLLNSAATMFVLDVYEPLRPGKLSEVQVIKVAKIASVVIAVLSFVVSPLLQYAPEGLWQIIRIFTGFYNIPIITVVLVGLFFKRVPALAAKVSIVFHVIAYALLRFVIEVDIHFVHVYAILFAIEFALMLLIGYWKPNQKVWTLAKNDEVDMTPWKYAYAASIWLIAAIVILYLTFSKIGLVDGIGANYFLTSGAVVVLAGIGSWWSVRKDQQT
- a CDS encoding sulfite oxidase, producing the protein MTNRRSFIRQSALGGISLGLGLDVVFARNLPKGMDLLGIQDPYELFSKHAEMVLLNDRPWNMEAQAHLLNDPITPADRMFIRNNGRIPQDIDVSQWTLTIEGESANRRRTYTLQDLKSRFEAHTYQLTLECGGNGRSEFNPPAKGNQWTIGAVACATWTGVRLRDLLQDVGIKDDAVYIGYYGRDTHLSGDASKDPISRGVPLSKAMMEETMVAYAMNGEDIPLAHGFPLRLVAGGWPASASGKWLHKLVVRDQVHDGAKMGGSSYRVPCEPVAPGTKVADENMCIIESMPVKSLITYPKTGAMLKRGKLLEINGQAWAGELEVTKVEYSINFGATWESCDLSKPVNRLAWQQWKAAINFPEKGYYEVWARATDSNGLAQPLVLPGWNPKGYLNNACHRIAVQIN
- the galK gene encoding galactokinase — encoded protein: MESVVQAYQNKFGSAPDLVVRAPGRINLIGEHTDYNGGFVFPAAVGHEIQFALGKSGASEDCSLYAMDLNARYDFKLSEMKPQPPNSWENYLMGVAAEILATGRTLEGFNVVFTGNVPRGAGMSSSAAVECGTCFGLSALFGLDIPRVEMAQIAQLAEHHYAGVMCGIMDQFSSVLGKADHAFRLDCESLDFDYFPFQLQEYSLVLCNSNVTHNLADSGYNERRQQCEEGVKILKEHIPGLSTLRHVSLEQLYTLQDEFPELIFRRCKYVLEENARVNAFAKALEKGDIHHAGELMKQSQRGMQFEYEITCPEIDFMAAFSNARPDTLGARMTGGGFGGCTINLVKKGTEEDFIHALDQAYQEKFNQSITPIPIQIAAGVSLLS